A window of Raineyella sp. W15-4 contains these coding sequences:
- a CDS encoding magnesium transporter CorA family protein — MTDIEINCIAASRTWRGGVVVDDDVRPDEVAAEIRDPDNIVWIDLLQPDAGELGALVHELGLPPTAVEDALAPFERPKVSRREGYLFFTVYATRLRPHDHLDPTKGRMVSSRVSGIMTPHALVTIRLDDGFDMTQPERTWREDSHLLQYGAGALVHGLLDVIVDGHFETIQALDDETERLEDVLFAAGQPKAGFIRQVYGLRKDLVDLRRVVLPMREVVNGVLRHRTGPHTELDSWYDDLYDHVLRAAEWTESLRDMVATMFETHLSLQDSRLNQIMKKLAGWAAIIAVPTAITGWFGQNVPYWGFNQPWGVGLSALMILVSSIGLYLLFRLNDWV, encoded by the coding sequence GTGACGGACATCGAGATCAACTGCATCGCCGCGAGCCGGACCTGGCGAGGCGGTGTGGTCGTCGACGACGACGTCCGCCCCGATGAGGTGGCCGCCGAGATCCGCGACCCGGACAACATCGTCTGGATCGACCTGCTGCAGCCCGACGCCGGAGAACTCGGGGCGCTGGTGCACGAGCTCGGCCTGCCCCCGACGGCCGTCGAGGACGCCCTGGCGCCGTTCGAGCGCCCCAAGGTCTCGCGCCGCGAGGGTTACCTCTTCTTCACCGTGTACGCCACCCGCCTGCGGCCGCACGACCACCTCGACCCGACGAAGGGCCGGATGGTGTCCAGCCGGGTCTCCGGCATCATGACGCCGCACGCCCTGGTGACGATCCGCCTCGACGACGGTTTCGACATGACGCAGCCGGAACGGACCTGGCGCGAGGACTCCCACCTGCTGCAGTACGGCGCCGGGGCGCTGGTCCACGGCCTGCTCGACGTCATCGTCGACGGGCACTTCGAGACCATCCAGGCCCTCGACGACGAGACGGAGCGACTCGAGGACGTACTGTTCGCCGCCGGCCAACCGAAGGCCGGGTTCATCCGCCAGGTGTACGGGCTGCGCAAGGACCTGGTCGACCTGCGCCGGGTGGTGCTGCCGATGCGCGAGGTGGTGAACGGGGTGCTGCGGCACCGGACCGGCCCACACACCGAGCTCGACTCCTGGTACGACGACCTCTACGACCACGTCCTGCGTGCCGCCGAGTGGACCGAGTCGCTGCGGGACATGGTGGCGACGATGTTCGAGACCCACCTGTCGTTGCAGGACTCCCGGCTGAACCAGATCATGAAGAAGCTCGCCGGCTGGGCCGCGATCATCGCCGTGCCGACGGCGATCACCGGCTGGTTCGGCCAGAACGTGCCCTACTGGGGGTTCAACCAACCGTGGGGCGTCGGGCTCAGCGCGCTGATGATCCTGGTGTCCTCGATCGGGCTGTACCTGCTGTTCCGGCTCAACGACTGGGTGTAG
- a CDS encoding ABC transporter ATP-binding protein — protein sequence MNPPAPATPAVPVTPGTRAARRRQRFARSWTPVDRTLLQVEDLHVEFRTRDGVARAINGVSFELHQDETLAVLGESGSGKSVTAQAVMGILDTPPAFVTGGAVKYCGTDLLTLDENVMQTVRGAEISMIFQDALSSLNPVFTVGWQIAEMFRVHRGMNRRDAEEQAVRLMERVRIPAARERVHNYPHQFSGGMRQRIMIAMAIALDPHVLIADEPTTALDVTVQAQIMELLKELQVESHMGLILITHDLGVVADVADRIAVMYAGRLVEKADVFDLYRDPAHPYTLGLLESIPRLDQQGERLNAIGGLPPNLTRIPAGCPFHPRCRFGTDVCRVGEPPALLDVGRGRRVACHHYDQVLGQGLLEADQRSEESTR from the coding sequence ATGAACCCCCCGGCCCCGGCCACGCCCGCGGTGCCCGTGACACCCGGGACGCGGGCCGCCCGGCGTCGGCAGCGCTTCGCCCGGAGCTGGACGCCGGTGGACCGTACGCTGCTGCAGGTCGAGGACCTGCACGTCGAGTTCCGCACCCGGGACGGCGTCGCCCGGGCGATCAACGGGGTGAGCTTCGAGCTGCACCAGGACGAAACCCTGGCCGTCCTCGGTGAGTCCGGGTCGGGCAAGTCGGTCACCGCCCAGGCGGTGATGGGCATCCTGGACACCCCACCGGCCTTCGTCACCGGTGGCGCCGTGAAGTACTGCGGCACGGATCTGCTCACCCTCGACGAGAACGTGATGCAGACGGTCCGCGGCGCCGAGATCTCGATGATCTTCCAGGACGCCCTCAGCTCGCTGAACCCGGTCTTCACCGTCGGCTGGCAGATCGCCGAGATGTTCCGCGTCCACCGCGGGATGAACCGGCGGGACGCCGAGGAGCAGGCCGTCCGGCTGATGGAGCGGGTCCGGATCCCTGCCGCCCGGGAGCGGGTGCACAACTATCCGCACCAGTTCTCCGGCGGCATGCGGCAGCGGATCATGATCGCGATGGCGATCGCGCTGGACCCGCACGTGCTGATCGCCGACGAGCCCACCACCGCCCTGGACGTCACCGTGCAGGCCCAGATCATGGAGCTGCTCAAGGAACTGCAGGTCGAGTCGCACATGGGGTTGATCCTGATCACCCACGACCTCGGCGTGGTGGCGGACGTCGCCGACCGGATCGCGGTGATGTACGCCGGACGGCTGGTCGAGAAGGCCGACGTGTTCGACCTCTACCGCGACCCCGCCCACCCGTACACGCTGGGGCTGCTGGAGTCCATCCCGCGCCTCGACCAGCAGGGTGAACGGCTGAACGCCATCGGTGGGCTGCCGCCGAACCTCACCCGGATCCCGGCCGGCTGCCCGTTCCACCCGCGATGCCGGTTCGGCACCGACGTCTGCCGGGTCGGTGAGCCGCCGGCGCTGCTCGACGTCGGCCGGGGACGCCGGGTGGCCTGCCACCACTACGACCAGGTCCTCGGCCAGGGACTGCTCGAGGCCGACCAGCGCAGCGAGGAGAGCACCCGATGA
- a CDS encoding HAD family phosphatase, producing MPDRQEGGGIVLVLFDFGEVLGLPQTPRDRVRMAAVAGVELEAFNHRYWAKRQAYDKGGLTAGEYWHAIAGRGLAEETVEELVQRDVDSWLHLSEEVVAIHAGLVDRGIPTALFSNAPVSIAAAIDELPELSAMKGRCYSCRIHLAKPDPTAYHTVCRDLGVAPETVIMVDDRPVNCEGARSTGMQAIRFRNPSQLRADLEPLLAA from the coding sequence GTGCCCGATCGGCAGGAAGGTGGCGGCATCGTGCTCGTGCTGTTCGACTTCGGGGAGGTCCTCGGACTACCCCAAACACCTCGCGATCGGGTCCGGATGGCCGCGGTCGCCGGTGTCGAACTCGAGGCGTTCAACCATCGCTACTGGGCGAAGCGACAGGCGTACGACAAGGGCGGCCTGACCGCCGGGGAGTACTGGCACGCGATCGCTGGCCGTGGCCTGGCCGAGGAGACCGTCGAGGAGCTGGTCCAGCGCGACGTCGACAGCTGGCTGCACCTGTCGGAGGAGGTCGTGGCGATCCACGCCGGTCTGGTGGATCGGGGGATCCCCACGGCGCTGTTCTCCAACGCCCCGGTGTCCATCGCCGCAGCGATCGACGAGTTGCCCGAGCTGTCGGCGATGAAGGGCCGCTGCTACAGCTGCCGGATCCACCTGGCGAAGCCCGATCCCACCGCCTACCACACGGTGTGCCGGGACCTCGGCGTCGCCCCGGAGACGGTGATCATGGTCGACGACCGGCCGGTCAACTGCGAAGGCGCCCGCAGCACCGGGATGCAGGCCATCCGGTTCCGCAACCCGAGCCAGCTGCGCGCCGACCTGGAGCCGCTCCTCGCCGCCTGA
- a CDS encoding phage holin family protein: MIWRWLVNSLAVAAATYLVAGITVTAPDTTGIVLTVALVALLLGAVNTIVKPILGTLTGCLVVLTFGLFLLVINALMLMLTSWLAGLVGLGWHVDGFGPAFWGALVISIVSFLLGASPWRRERA; the protein is encoded by the coding sequence ATGATTTGGCGTTGGTTGGTGAACTCCCTCGCCGTGGCGGCCGCGACCTACCTGGTCGCGGGCATCACGGTGACCGCCCCCGACACGACCGGCATCGTGCTCACCGTCGCGCTCGTCGCGTTGCTGTTGGGCGCGGTGAACACGATCGTCAAGCCCATCCTCGGGACCCTCACCGGCTGTCTGGTGGTGCTGACCTTCGGTCTGTTCCTGCTCGTCATCAACGCCCTGATGCTGATGCTCACCTCCTGGCTGGCCGGACTGGTCGGCCTGGGCTGGCATGTCGACGGCTTCGGCCCCGCCTTCTGGGGAGCCCTGGTGATCTCGATCGTCAGCTTCCTGCTCGGCGCGTCCCCCTGGCGTCGGGAGCGCGCATGA
- a CDS encoding O-antigen ligase family protein, which translates to MEPTAPGSSGGAATRAPGARAPWRWTQRQPWRNILTSIAVVCMALAFFESVAGILPDGTLFWLITPVRAVLIVGLVAMALVVPHPSAWRTWLDIPLLVLVLTSLVASFGRTDSMAAWRWLLTEVALYYLVVMVRRQHRDGHRAALIFVLVGIATPALIALQQAAAQTPTGFCRSPGQGMADGCEQPGALVRVIGTMTNPNLLAAFLLLFLPLAWLAVDEWLNSAARLAGYVLLALGYLALLQTWSRAGLAAGVLGIVALFTLARPIGRRLRIGGALLAVGLVAAVGMAVVSGAGVRTRLWTAALSLAVHHPLGVGLGRSGTLLTQAIPDSLQFQHAHNTWLNWLVEAGWLGFLAVMAITVLVCWRVWRSTAEGSRIAAALGAGLLGFGLMSLTDHPANALRIALALAFAIGLVMTSPVADQRILARPSVPVAGRPGQPEPVAGPEPVAAPVPAVPSFPEPDRGAVGAGDTTVGGWDPYTPVGSQGWGEPAPAVEPARAEPARVETPAPVPTYASAWRGAPVPRSESVEPPPPTPDRVPWARPDGDPNPWARRGADADDTTEDDVPRIGRGSRWRG; encoded by the coding sequence GTGGAGCCGACGGCGCCCGGCTCCTCCGGGGGGGCCGCCACGCGGGCCCCTGGGGCCCGGGCGCCCTGGCGCTGGACACAGCGCCAGCCATGGCGCAACATCCTGACCTCGATCGCCGTGGTGTGCATGGCGCTCGCCTTCTTCGAGTCGGTGGCGGGGATCCTCCCGGACGGGACGCTGTTCTGGCTCATCACACCGGTCCGGGCCGTGCTGATCGTCGGCCTGGTGGCGATGGCCCTCGTCGTCCCGCATCCGTCGGCGTGGCGGACCTGGCTCGACATCCCGCTGCTGGTCCTGGTCCTGACCAGTCTGGTCGCCTCGTTCGGCAGGACCGACAGCATGGCCGCCTGGCGGTGGCTGCTGACCGAGGTGGCGCTCTACTACCTGGTCGTGATGGTCCGTCGGCAGCATCGCGACGGTCACCGGGCCGCGCTGATCTTCGTCCTCGTCGGTATCGCCACGCCGGCGCTCATCGCCCTGCAGCAGGCGGCGGCGCAGACCCCGACCGGTTTCTGTCGGTCCCCGGGACAGGGCATGGCCGACGGCTGTGAGCAGCCCGGCGCCCTGGTCCGGGTGATCGGCACGATGACCAACCCCAACCTGCTGGCGGCCTTCCTGCTGCTCTTCCTGCCGCTCGCCTGGCTCGCCGTTGACGAGTGGCTGAACAGTGCGGCCCGGCTGGCCGGCTATGTGCTCCTTGCCCTGGGCTACCTCGCGTTGCTGCAGACCTGGTCGCGGGCCGGCCTGGCGGCCGGCGTGCTGGGGATCGTCGCCCTGTTCACGCTGGCCAGGCCGATCGGGCGGCGGCTGCGGATCGGCGGAGCGCTGCTTGCCGTCGGACTGGTGGCCGCGGTCGGCATGGCGGTCGTCTCCGGCGCCGGGGTCCGCACCAGGCTCTGGACGGCCGCGCTCTCCCTGGCCGTCCACCACCCGCTGGGCGTCGGCCTCGGCCGCTCGGGGACCCTGCTCACCCAGGCCATCCCGGACTCGCTGCAGTTCCAGCACGCCCACAACACCTGGCTGAACTGGCTGGTCGAGGCCGGCTGGCTGGGCTTCCTGGCGGTGATGGCGATCACCGTCCTGGTCTGCTGGCGGGTCTGGCGCTCGACCGCCGAGGGGTCCCGGATCGCCGCCGCGCTCGGCGCCGGCCTGCTCGGCTTCGGGTTGATGAGCCTCACCGATCACCCCGCCAACGCATTGCGGATCGCCCTGGCTCTCGCCTTCGCGATCGGTCTGGTGATGACCTCCCCGGTGGCGGACCAGCGGATCCTGGCCCGGCCCTCCGTCCCGGTGGCCGGACGTCCCGGACAACCTGAGCCGGTCGCCGGTCCCGAGCCGGTCGCCGCTCCGGTGCCCGCGGTCCCGTCCTTCCCCGAACCGGATCGCGGCGCCGTCGGTGCGGGGGACACCACCGTCGGTGGATGGGACCCGTACACTCCGGTCGGCTCCCAGGGCTGGGGCGAGCCGGCGCCGGCGGTCGAGCCCGCCCGAGCCGAGCCCGCCCGCGTCGAGACTCCTGCGCCCGTGCCGACGTACGCCTCGGCCTGGCGGGGCGCCCCGGTCCCTCGATCAGAGTCCGTCGAGCCGCCGCCCCCGACACCGGACCGGGTACCGTGGGCCCGACCCGACGGCGACCCCAATCCGTGGGCCCGCCGCGGCGCCGACGCCGACGACACCACGGAGGACGACGTGCCACGGATCGGCCGGGGCAGCCGGTGGCGGGGCTGA
- a CDS encoding ABC transporter permease yields MADPAIPGSGDADLGPARSLWSDAWREMRSRPLFWISAGLILVVVLMAIVPQLFTFFSPQPDPQYADLSKARLAPSAQAWFGFDAQGYDVYSRTIYGARSSILVGLGATVVTTLLGSVIGIFAGYFGGWWDVVLSRLGDVFFAIPLLLGGILALYTFPNTLDTLYLVMVGKVVLALGILGWPSIARLMRSSVLQVKPHDFVQAARALGAKPGRIVFSHILPNAVAPVIAVATINLGMYIALEATLSFLGIGLAPPAISWGVAISDASGIGLVRSTPHMLLFPSLFLSVTVLAFILLGEVVRDALDPKLR; encoded by the coding sequence CTGGCGGATCCGGCCATCCCCGGCTCCGGCGACGCCGACCTCGGCCCGGCCCGGTCGCTGTGGTCCGACGCCTGGCGCGAGATGCGCAGCCGGCCGCTGTTCTGGATCTCGGCGGGGCTGATCCTGGTGGTCGTGCTGATGGCGATCGTGCCGCAGCTGTTCACCTTCTTCAGCCCCCAGCCGGATCCGCAGTACGCGGATCTGTCCAAGGCCCGGCTGGCGCCGTCGGCGCAGGCGTGGTTCGGGTTCGACGCGCAGGGCTACGACGTCTACTCGCGGACGATCTATGGCGCCCGGTCCTCGATCCTGGTCGGGTTGGGCGCCACCGTGGTGACCACCCTGCTCGGCAGCGTGATCGGCATCTTCGCCGGCTACTTCGGCGGCTGGTGGGACGTCGTGCTGTCCCGGCTGGGCGACGTCTTCTTCGCCATCCCGCTGCTGCTCGGCGGCATTCTCGCCCTGTACACGTTCCCCAACACCCTGGACACCCTCTACCTGGTGATGGTCGGCAAGGTCGTCCTGGCCCTGGGCATCCTCGGCTGGCCCAGCATCGCCCGACTGATGCGCTCCTCGGTGCTGCAGGTCAAGCCGCACGACTTCGTCCAGGCCGCCCGGGCCCTCGGAGCGAAGCCGGGCCGGATCGTCTTCTCGCACATCCTGCCCAACGCCGTCGCCCCGGTGATCGCCGTCGCGACGATCAACCTCGGCATGTACATCGCGCTGGAGGCGACCCTGTCCTTCCTCGGCATCGGCCTGGCGCCGCCGGCCATCTCCTGGGGTGTCGCGATCTCCGACGCCTCGGGGATCGGCCTGGTCCGGTCGACCCCGCACATGCTGCTCTTCCCGTCCCTGTTCCTGTCCGTCACCGTGCTGGCGTTCATCCTGCTCGGCGAGGTCGTCCGTGACGCTCTCGACCCGAAGCTGCGCTGA
- a CDS encoding MFS transporter — protein sequence MTGADNGGAVAPTRAERLDRLPYTRQHHRLLIGSGIGWALDAMDVGLISFVMAALAVEWHLGATTLSVIGSIGFVGMTIGAALGGLLADRAGRRQVFALTLLIYGVATGAAALSWSVTALVVFRFIVGLGLGAELPVASTLVSEYAPRRIRGRMVVFLEAFWAVGWILAALIGYFIIPAFASGWRWALTVGILPTLYAVVVRLGLPESVRFLEQRGRTAEAEQAVRRFETSPPMLRRVRAPREPVTDIDDIRAASIWARPLAGRTAALWVVWFTINLSYYGAFTWLPTLLLGRGFTLTRSFEYVLLITLAQLPGYLAAAWLIERWGRRLTLAVFLLGSAAGAVAFGLASFGDRPAVGAVLGAGAVLSFFNLGAWGALYAIGPELYPTRLRGTGTGAAAAFGRIASILAPLSVPVFLRWGGASYGFVLTFVVFGVAFLIGAVAAVTLPEQRGRVLV from the coding sequence ATGACAGGAGCGGACAACGGTGGGGCCGTCGCCCCGACCCGTGCGGAGCGCCTCGACCGGCTGCCCTACACCCGGCAGCACCACCGGCTGCTGATCGGCTCGGGGATCGGCTGGGCCCTCGATGCCATGGACGTCGGCCTGATCTCGTTCGTGATGGCGGCCCTGGCCGTCGAATGGCACCTCGGCGCCACCACCCTGTCGGTGATCGGGTCGATCGGCTTCGTCGGCATGACGATCGGGGCCGCGCTCGGCGGCCTGCTCGCCGACCGGGCCGGGCGCCGGCAGGTGTTCGCGCTGACCCTGCTGATCTACGGCGTGGCGACCGGTGCCGCCGCCCTGTCCTGGTCGGTGACCGCCCTGGTGGTCTTCCGGTTCATCGTCGGACTCGGGCTCGGCGCGGAGCTCCCGGTCGCCTCGACCCTGGTCAGCGAGTACGCCCCCCGCCGGATCCGGGGCCGGATGGTGGTGTTCCTCGAGGCCTTCTGGGCGGTGGGGTGGATCCTTGCCGCGCTGATCGGCTACTTCATCATCCCGGCCTTCGCCAGCGGCTGGCGCTGGGCGCTCACTGTCGGCATCCTCCCGACCCTCTACGCAGTGGTGGTCCGGTTGGGGCTGCCGGAGTCCGTCCGGTTCCTCGAACAGCGCGGCCGTACGGCAGAGGCGGAGCAGGCGGTCCGGCGGTTCGAGACCTCACCGCCGATGCTGCGCCGGGTCCGGGCGCCCCGGGAGCCGGTGACCGACATCGACGACATCCGGGCCGCCTCGATCTGGGCCCGGCCGTTGGCCGGGCGGACGGCCGCGCTGTGGGTGGTGTGGTTCACCATCAACCTGTCCTACTACGGCGCCTTCACCTGGCTGCCCACCCTACTGCTCGGCCGCGGCTTCACCCTCACCCGTTCCTTCGAGTACGTGCTGCTGATCACCCTGGCCCAGCTGCCCGGCTACCTCGCCGCGGCCTGGCTGATCGAGCGGTGGGGCCGGCGCCTCACCCTCGCGGTGTTCCTGCTCGGGTCCGCCGCCGGTGCGGTGGCCTTCGGACTGGCGTCTTTCGGTGACCGGCCGGCGGTCGGGGCGGTGCTCGGCGCCGGGGCCGTGCTGTCGTTCTTCAACCTGGGCGCCTGGGGCGCGCTCTACGCCATCGGCCCGGAGCTCTATCCCACCCGGTTGCGGGGCACCGGCACCGGGGCAGCGGCAGCCTTCGGCCGGATCGCCTCGATCCTGGCCCCGTTGTCGGTGCCGGTGTTCCTCCGCTGGGGCGGAGCGTCGTATGGCTTCGTGCTGACCTTCGTGGTGTTCGGGGTGGCCTTCCTGATCGGGGCCGTCGCGGCGGTGACGCTGCCCGAGCAGCGTGGCAGGGTGCTGGTCTGA
- a CDS encoding ABC transporter permease: MGTYVIRRLLQMIPVLIGSTFLIFLMVFALPGDPVSGRCGERACPPSYVAKFTQEYHLDQPVVVQYGYYLGKLVRGDLGTNFYGNPVLHELAVRFPTTLRLAVIAIAFEIVVGIGAGVWAGMRRGRWPDTLVTIGSLLIISVPVFVIGALAQLVFGMKLGIFPVTSTSGTWWQLLLPGLVLGSVSVAYVARLTRTNLVENLRADYVRTAKAKGLGRGRSIGLHTLRNSLIPVVTYIGYDFGALMGGAIVTERIFNINGVGSFIFRSISQRDGVSVVGAVVMLVFIYLLMNLLVDLLYGVLDPRISHE; the protein is encoded by the coding sequence ATGGGAACCTATGTCATCCGCAGGTTGTTGCAGATGATTCCGGTCCTGATCGGATCGACGTTCCTGATCTTCCTGATGGTCTTCGCCCTCCCGGGAGACCCCGTCTCCGGTCGCTGCGGCGAGCGCGCCTGCCCACCGTCGTACGTGGCGAAGTTCACCCAGGAGTACCACTTGGACCAGCCGGTCGTGGTGCAGTACGGCTACTATCTCGGCAAGCTGGTCCGCGGTGACCTGGGCACCAACTTCTACGGCAACCCGGTCCTGCACGAGCTCGCCGTCCGGTTCCCGACCACGTTGCGGCTGGCCGTCATCGCGATCGCGTTCGAGATCGTGGTCGGCATCGGCGCCGGCGTCTGGGCCGGGATGAGACGCGGACGGTGGCCGGACACCCTGGTGACGATCGGCAGTCTGCTGATCATCTCGGTGCCGGTGTTCGTCATCGGTGCCCTCGCCCAGCTGGTCTTCGGGATGAAGCTGGGGATCTTCCCGGTGACCTCGACCTCCGGCACCTGGTGGCAGCTGCTGTTGCCGGGCCTGGTGCTCGGCTCGGTCTCGGTGGCGTACGTCGCCCGGCTGACCCGGACCAATCTGGTGGAGAACCTGCGGGCCGACTACGTCCGGACGGCGAAGGCCAAGGGCCTGGGGCGTGGCCGGTCGATCGGTCTGCACACCCTGCGGAACTCGCTGATCCCGGTCGTCACCTACATCGGCTACGACTTCGGCGCGCTGATGGGCGGCGCGATCGTGACCGAGCGGATCTTCAACATCAACGGGGTCGGCAGCTTCATCTTCCGCTCCATCTCCCAGCGTGACGGCGTGTCGGTGGTCGGCGCGGTGGTCATGCTGGTGTTCATCTACCTGCTCATGAACCTGCTCGTCGACCTGCTCTACGGCGTGCTCGACCCGAGGATCAGCCATGAATGA
- a CDS encoding DUF2332 domain-containing protein, with protein MSTGHFYADGDIAEIYRWFAAEAAPSSPTWRAVCDWVARTGAVADRLAALPGMKRQPQLFLAALRRLDAPLTPGPALADWVAEHWDELERTILGHSTQTNEVGRCAVHLPLLAGLADDAGPIALVEVGSSAGLCLLPDAYAYRYRFADRPDLVVGSGTPVIPCRIGGATPAEAAYATPAIAWRCGIDTAPLDPTDPEVAAWLRALIWPGQQEREDRLAGALATAAGLPPVPVITGDALEALPDAVTEARRHADTVVVMHTATLSYVSRDRRARFGALVGGLGARWVSCEGERVVPEVRDRLPAAPYAGPPCFVLALDGRPLARVGQHGGWIDWLTEAAADRTVGPA; from the coding sequence ATGAGCACCGGACACTTCTACGCGGACGGGGACATCGCCGAGATCTACCGGTGGTTCGCCGCCGAGGCGGCACCCTCGTCGCCGACCTGGCGGGCGGTCTGTGACTGGGTGGCCCGGACCGGGGCGGTCGCCGACCGGCTCGCCGCCCTGCCCGGCATGAAGCGCCAGCCGCAACTGTTCCTGGCGGCGCTGCGACGGCTCGACGCACCGCTGACCCCCGGACCCGCCCTCGCGGACTGGGTCGCCGAGCACTGGGACGAGCTGGAGCGGACGATCCTCGGCCACTCCACCCAGACCAACGAGGTCGGCCGGTGCGCGGTGCACCTGCCACTGCTCGCCGGTCTGGCCGATGACGCCGGCCCGATCGCCCTGGTCGAGGTGGGGTCCTCGGCCGGTCTGTGCCTGCTGCCCGACGCGTACGCCTACCGCTACCGCTTCGCCGATCGGCCCGACCTGGTGGTGGGATCGGGGACGCCGGTGATCCCGTGCCGGATCGGCGGGGCCACCCCGGCCGAGGCGGCGTACGCGACACCCGCCATCGCCTGGCGGTGCGGGATCGACACCGCCCCCCTCGATCCGACCGACCCGGAGGTCGCGGCCTGGCTGCGGGCGCTGATCTGGCCCGGCCAGCAGGAGCGCGAGGACCGGCTCGCCGGTGCGCTGGCCACCGCCGCCGGCCTGCCGCCGGTGCCGGTGATCACCGGCGACGCCCTCGAGGCGCTGCCCGACGCGGTCACCGAGGCCCGCCGGCATGCGGACACCGTGGTGGTGATGCACACCGCCACCCTGTCGTACGTGTCCCGCGACCGGCGGGCCCGGTTCGGGGCGCTGGTCGGTGGGCTCGGGGCACGCTGGGTCTCCTGTGAGGGGGAGCGGGTGGTGCCCGAGGTCCGCGACCGGCTGCCCGCCGCGCCGTACGCCGGGCCGCCGTGCTTCGTGCTGGCCCTGGACGGTCGGCCGCTGGCCCGGGTGGGCCAGCACGGCGGCTGGATCGACTGGCTGACCGAGGCCGCGGCGGATCGGACCGTCGGCCCGGCCTGA
- a CDS encoding ABC transporter substrate-binding protein produces MVLKTLSSQLVHYNVDTAAPELDLAQSIETSDNQSFTIKLKQDRTFHDGTPVKAANFVNAWNYAAYAPNGMQGGYFFEPIEGYADLQCPDTKCTTKPKTDKMTGLAVVDDYTFTIKTSSPVSNLPIRLGYTVFQPLPDSFFSDPKAYEAKPIGAGPYKFVSQDASNIVVEKDPNYKGQWPAHTDKITYRIYQSTDAAYADVIANNLDASDEVPTGMLVNDQWKTDAADRNLVAKEGVIQLAAFSPVDEQLKNPTLRKAISMAINRPEITKQVFMATRTPSDSWVAPSVDGYKAGACGDTCTYNPDQAKALYQQAGGYQGTLTLAVNGDGSHKPWADATCNSIKNTLGLDCQVIVTPDFKTLLDQMKNRELKGMFRYGWQMDYPSIEDFLTPVYATGASSNYFNYSSAEFDQLLKEGNQAKTTADANVKWQAAEQVLGKDLPTLPLWSTTRPVIWSTNVTNVKVDPFGEIDYAGIQTK; encoded by the coding sequence ATGGTGTTGAAGACCCTGTCGTCGCAGCTGGTGCACTACAACGTGGACACGGCGGCCCCTGAGCTGGATCTCGCCCAGTCGATCGAGACCTCCGACAACCAGAGCTTCACCATCAAGCTGAAGCAGGACCGGACGTTCCACGACGGCACCCCGGTGAAGGCGGCGAACTTCGTCAATGCCTGGAACTACGCCGCCTACGCCCCGAACGGCATGCAGGGTGGCTACTTCTTCGAGCCGATCGAGGGCTACGCGGATCTGCAGTGCCCCGACACCAAGTGCACGACGAAGCCGAAGACCGACAAGATGACCGGCCTGGCGGTGGTGGACGACTACACCTTCACCATCAAGACCAGCTCACCGGTGTCGAACCTGCCGATCCGGCTGGGGTACACCGTCTTCCAGCCGCTGCCGGACTCGTTCTTCTCCGATCCGAAGGCATACGAGGCCAAGCCGATCGGCGCTGGCCCGTACAAGTTCGTCTCGCAGGACGCCTCGAACATCGTGGTGGAGAAGGACCCGAACTACAAGGGTCAGTGGCCCGCCCACACCGACAAGATCACCTACCGGATCTACCAGTCGACCGACGCGGCCTACGCGGATGTGATCGCCAACAACCTGGACGCCAGCGATGAAGTGCCGACCGGCATGCTGGTCAACGATCAGTGGAAGACCGACGCCGCCGACCGTAACCTCGTCGCGAAGGAGGGGGTCATCCAGCTGGCGGCCTTCTCGCCGGTCGACGAGCAGCTGAAGAACCCGACGCTGCGCAAGGCGATCTCGATGGCGATCAACCGCCCGGAGATCACCAAGCAGGTGTTCATGGCGACCCGTACGCCCTCTGACTCCTGGGTGGCCCCCTCGGTGGACGGCTACAAGGCCGGCGCCTGTGGCGACACCTGCACCTACAACCCCGACCAGGCCAAGGCGCTCTACCAGCAGGCCGGCGGCTACCAGGGAACGCTGACCCTGGCGGTGAACGGTGACGGCAGCCACAAGCCGTGGGCCGACGCCACCTGCAACTCGATCAAGAACACCCTCGGTCTCGACTGCCAGGTGATCGTCACCCCGGACTTCAAGACCCTGCTCGACCAGATGAAGAACCGTGAGCTCAAGGGCATGTTCCGTTACGGCTGGCAGATGGACTACCCGTCGATCGAGGACTTCCTCACCCCGGTCTACGCCACCGGCGCCTCGTCGAACTACTTCAACTACTCCAGTGCGGAGTTCGACCAGCTGCTCAAGGAAGGCAACCAGGCCAAGACCACGGCCGACGCGAACGTGAAGTGGCAGGCCGCCGAGCAGGTGCTGGGCAAGGACCTGCCGACCCTGCCGCTGTGGTCCACCACCCGCCCGGTGATCTGGTCCACCAACGTCACCAATGTCAAGGTCGACCCGTTCGGCGAGATCGATTACGCCGGTATCCAGACGAAGTGA